Proteins from a single region of Stappia sp. ES.058:
- a CDS encoding PAS domain-containing protein: MKHPVTQRLYDYWDALRDGRPAPDRSEIEPGSIRSILGDTFILELVDPQTYRFRLAGTRLCALHCRELKNRNILRGWTEEDHEALATLLAAITEDAAAAVVGLTGYTERGQNVDMEMVLLPLHIPGEGCNRVLGACVALEQPYWAGMHPILSQTVKSVRLIWPDERPAFLSTNTGRTARTVPAIGRETDFVPGSIAIGGRQVQHLMVIDGGKN, from the coding sequence ATGAAACACCCTGTGACGCAGCGCCTGTACGACTATTGGGACGCCCTGCGCGACGGACGCCCGGCCCCCGATCGCAGCGAGATCGAACCGGGAAGCATCCGCAGCATTCTGGGCGATACCTTCATCCTCGAGCTGGTCGACCCGCAGACCTATCGCTTTCGGCTCGCCGGCACACGCCTGTGCGCCCTGCATTGCCGCGAACTGAAAAACCGAAACATTCTGCGCGGCTGGACCGAGGAAGACCATGAGGCGCTGGCAACGCTGCTCGCGGCCATCACCGAAGACGCGGCCGCGGCCGTGGTCGGCCTGACCGGCTATACCGAACGGGGCCAGAACGTCGACATGGAAATGGTTCTGCTGCCGCTGCATATTCCCGGAGAGGGATGCAACCGCGTTCTGGGTGCCTGTGTCGCTTTGGAACAGCCCTACTGGGCCGGTATGCATCCGATCCTGTCCCAGACCGTGAAGAGCGTCCGCCTGATATGGCCGGACGAACGTCCGGCCTTTCTGTCGACCAATACCGGCCGCACCGCACGTACCGTTCCGGCGATCGGCCGTGAAACGGACTTCGTGCCAGGTTCGATCGCCATTGGCGGACGTCAGGTTCAGCATCTGATGGTCATCGACGGCGGAAAGAACTGA
- a CDS encoding PilZ domain-containing protein, with protein sequence MAHATALTYQTSEAAKRLDRRRHSRVPVNLLGRFMLEDRREYPCQVIDMSPGGAALVAPVSARIGERVIAYLDHIGRVEGEVVREIEGGFAVRINATARKRDKLANVLTWLANRDILNLPEDRRHERFTPKNPITKIVLPDGRSYKCRLVDVSLSGASLKTDVRPELGISIDIGKMRARIVRHTEDGIAVEFANIQNRDLLERHIS encoded by the coding sequence ATGGCGCACGCGACGGCACTTACATATCAGACGTCGGAAGCCGCCAAACGGCTCGACCGACGCCGGCATAGCCGTGTTCCGGTCAACCTTCTGGGCCGCTTCATGCTTGAGGATCGCCGGGAGTATCCCTGCCAGGTTATCGATATGTCTCCCGGCGGAGCAGCACTGGTTGCCCCGGTCAGCGCGCGCATCGGGGAGCGCGTTATCGCCTATCTCGATCACATCGGCCGCGTCGAGGGCGAGGTCGTGCGCGAAATCGAAGGCGGATTTGCGGTTCGCATCAACGCCACGGCACGCAAGCGCGACAAGCTCGCAAACGTCCTGACCTGGCTTGCCAACCGCGATATTCTCAATCTTCCGGAAGATCGCAGACACGAGCGCTTCACGCCAAAGAACCCGATCACCAAGATCGTCTTGCCGGACGGACGCTCCTACAAGTGCAGGCTTGTCGACGTGTCCCTCTCCGGCGCGTCCCTGAAGACCGACGTCCGGCCCGAACTCGGCATCTCAATCGATATCGGGAAGATGCGGGCGCGAATCGTGCGCCACACGGAAGACGGCATCGCCGTCGAGTTCGCGAACATCCAGAACCGCGATCTCCTTGAGCGTCATATTTCCTGA
- a CDS encoding transglutaminase-like cysteine peptidase has protein sequence MHDLSNLGEGIDMKFKSKTLAVSFACLLVAASSAANGDSPTGRFMEVGGATRAPAGHVGFCAENPRECVTANRGAVVVKLNQGRWKELIAVNAEVNRQISPVTDLELFGVEEYWTFPSGGAGDCEEYVLEKQRVLQKRGWPQSALLITVVKDTNNAGHAVLTVRTDQGDIILDNQIEAVLPWYSTPYRFVKRQSSSHPARWAAISDHRVSTVASLSN, from the coding sequence ATGCATGATCTATCCAACCTTGGGGAAGGGATAGACATGAAATTTAAAAGCAAAACTCTCGCAGTTTCTTTCGCATGCCTCCTCGTTGCCGCTTCATCTGCGGCAAATGGGGACTCTCCCACTGGTCGGTTCATGGAGGTCGGCGGCGCCACTCGCGCTCCGGCGGGCCATGTCGGATTTTGTGCGGAAAACCCCCGCGAATGCGTCACGGCGAACCGCGGAGCCGTCGTTGTGAAGCTGAACCAGGGGCGGTGGAAGGAACTGATCGCCGTCAATGCCGAGGTCAACCGGCAGATAAGCCCGGTGACGGACCTCGAACTGTTCGGCGTGGAGGAATACTGGACGTTTCCAAGCGGCGGCGCTGGTGACTGCGAGGAATACGTCCTTGAAAAGCAGCGCGTGCTGCAAAAACGCGGGTGGCCGCAGAGCGCCCTTCTCATCACGGTCGTCAAGGACACCAACAATGCCGGACATGCGGTTCTCACCGTCAGAACGGATCAGGGAGACATCATTCTCGACAATCAGATCGAGGCGGTGCTGCCCTGGTATTCAACGCCCTACAGATTTGTGAAGCGGCAGTCGTCTTCGCATCCGGCCAGATGGGCCGCGATCAGCGACCATCGGGTCAGCACCGTCGCAAGCCTTTCCAACTGA
- a CDS encoding gamma carbonic anhydrase family protein translates to MAIYQLDDRIPDLPGAGDFWIAPDASVIGSVVLKRHASVWFGAVLRGDNETITLGEGTNVQDGCVLHTDMDCPLEIGRNCTIGHKAILHGCTIGENTLVGMGATVLNRARIGRNCIIGANALIGEGKEIPDNSLVVGMPGRVVRQLDQAAADGITASADGYVRNWQRFLAGLSRLSE, encoded by the coding sequence ATGGCCATTTATCAGCTCGACGACCGGATTCCGGACCTGCCGGGAGCCGGTGACTTCTGGATCGCCCCCGACGCGTCCGTCATCGGCAGCGTGGTGTTGAAGCGCCACGCCAGCGTCTGGTTCGGCGCCGTCTTGCGGGGCGACAACGAGACGATCACGCTTGGCGAAGGCACCAATGTCCAGGACGGATGCGTGCTTCATACGGACATGGACTGTCCGCTCGAGATCGGGCGCAATTGCACCATCGGTCACAAGGCCATTCTTCACGGGTGCACAATCGGGGAAAACACCCTCGTCGGCATGGGCGCGACCGTCCTGAACAGGGCGCGCATCGGGCGAAACTGCATCATCGGCGCGAATGCGCTGATCGGGGAAGGCAAGGAAATCCCGGACAATTCGCTGGTCGTGGGAATGCCTGGCCGCGTGGTGCGGCAACTGGATCAGGCGGCTGCGGACGGGATCACCGCGTCGGCGGACGGATACGTGCGCAACTGGCAGCGATTTCTCGCCGGGCTGAGCCGGTTGAGCGAATAA
- a CDS encoding DUF3126 family protein — translation MKPDEIRKLEAYLQKKFELPKLAVRARPNKDDSAEVYIGDEFIGVLYRDDDDDDLSWSFQMSILEFDIEEDG, via the coding sequence GTGAAGCCTGACGAAATCCGCAAGCTCGAGGCCTATCTGCAGAAGAAATTCGAACTTCCGAAGCTTGCCGTCCGGGCGAGGCCCAACAAGGACGATTCCGCGGAAGTTTATATCGGCGACGAGTTCATCGGCGTCCTCTACCGCGATGACGACGACGACGATCTGAGCTGGAGCTTCCAGATGTCCATTCTCGAGTTCGATATCGAGGAAGACGGCTGA
- the cysE gene encoding serine O-acetyltransferase, translating into MPQSQQVSEAAGLPRHDPVWERLREEAEAMARCEPALASFAYETVLNHERLEEAVVHRLADRLGHVVVSPSLIRQTYLEALSDSRELGDTFRVDLVAVYDRDPACTRFLEPLLYFKGFHALQTHRLANWLWRRGRKDFALYLQSRNSEIFQVDIHPAVPVGNGVFMDHATGIVIGATAQIEDNVSILQNVTLGGTGKEEGDRHPKIRHGVLIGAGAKVLGNIEIGHCSKVASGSVVLSDVPANSTVAGVPARVVGKAGCSEPSRTMDQLIAPDPGAGTTAER; encoded by the coding sequence ATGCCGCAATCCCAGCAAGTTTCCGAAGCGGCCGGTCTGCCGCGTCACGACCCCGTGTGGGAGAGACTGCGCGAGGAAGCCGAGGCGATGGCCCGCTGCGAACCGGCACTTGCCTCCTTCGCCTATGAAACGGTGCTCAACCATGAGCGGCTCGAGGAGGCCGTGGTACACCGTCTCGCGGACCGGCTCGGCCACGTCGTGGTGTCGCCCTCGCTGATCCGCCAGACCTATCTGGAGGCGCTTTCCGACAGCCGGGAGCTCGGCGACACGTTTCGCGTCGACCTCGTTGCGGTCTACGACCGGGACCCGGCCTGCACGCGGTTTCTCGAGCCGCTGCTCTACTTCAAGGGCTTTCATGCGCTTCAGACGCATCGGTTGGCGAACTGGCTGTGGCGGCGCGGGCGCAAGGATTTCGCGCTCTATCTGCAAAGCCGCAATTCCGAGATCTTCCAGGTCGACATCCACCCGGCAGTGCCCGTGGGCAATGGCGTCTTTATGGATCACGCGACCGGCATCGTTATCGGGGCGACGGCGCAGATCGAGGACAATGTCTCAATCTTGCAGAATGTCACCCTTGGCGGCACCGGCAAGGAGGAAGGCGACCGCCATCCCAAGATCCGCCATGGCGTACTGATCGGGGCCGGCGCCAAGGTTCTCGGCAACATCGAGATCGGCCATTGCTCCAAGGTTGCGTCGGGGTCTGTGGTCCTGAGCGACGTTCCGGCCAATTCCACGGTCGCGGGCGTTCCGGCACGCGTTGTCGGCAAGGCGGGGTGCAGCGAACCGTCGCGCACGATGGACCAGTTGATCGCGCCCGACCCAGGGGCGGGAACGACCGCCGAGCGGTGA
- a CDS encoding enoyl-CoA hydratase, which produces MTHDSTVAGPDMSTDRPRIETHVDGATGWLVIHNPARRNAVTLGMWRALPGALTSLAATPGLRCVILRGAGDATFVAGADISEFATLRKDAASARAYEAANAAAFDALRDCALPSVAMIRGFCLGGGLGLAAACDLRIADETAQFGIPAARLGVGYPPSAIADIVRLVGPSRAKLMFYTARRLDCGQAQAAGLIDLAVGDDDLEAATRELATTISNGAPLTLAAAKAGVDAVAGKMSPEELEACQALADACFDSADFAEGRSAFLEKRTPAFTGK; this is translated from the coding sequence ATGACACACGACAGCACCGTGGCCGGGCCCGACATGTCAACGGATCGCCCCCGCATCGAGACACATGTCGACGGGGCGACGGGTTGGCTTGTGATCCACAATCCCGCACGTCGCAACGCCGTCACGCTGGGGATGTGGCGCGCGCTCCCCGGGGCGCTCACCTCGCTTGCCGCGACCCCGGGACTGCGCTGCGTGATCCTGCGCGGCGCCGGAGACGCGACCTTTGTCGCCGGCGCGGATATTTCCGAGTTCGCCACCCTGCGCAAGGACGCAGCGTCCGCGCGCGCCTACGAGGCAGCGAATGCCGCTGCCTTCGACGCTCTTCGCGACTGCGCCCTGCCGAGCGTCGCCATGATCCGCGGCTTCTGTCTTGGCGGCGGCCTCGGTCTTGCCGCGGCCTGCGATCTGCGCATCGCCGACGAAACGGCGCAATTCGGCATCCCGGCCGCGCGGCTGGGCGTCGGCTATCCGCCCTCCGCCATTGCCGACATCGTGCGCCTGGTCGGACCTTCTCGCGCAAAGCTGATGTTCTACACCGCCAGACGCCTGGATTGCGGGCAGGCGCAGGCCGCCGGTCTGATCGACCTGGCCGTGGGGGACGACGACCTCGAGGCGGCCACCCGCGAACTCGCCACCACGATTTCAAACGGCGCGCCGCTGACGCTTGCCGCCGCCAAGGCCGGGGTCGACGCCGTTGCCGGAAAGATGTCGCCCGAGGAACTCGAGGCCTGCCAGGCTCTGGCCGACGCCTGTTTCGACAGCGCGGATTTCGCCGAAGGCCGGAGCGCCTTTCTGGAAAAGCGCACGCCGGCCTTCACCGGAAAATGA
- a CDS encoding alpha/beta fold hydrolase → MSGRQIELAGADGNRLIADVFGERGRPALLLHGGGQTRHAWDATGARLAKAGMLAWSLDQRGHGDSDWVEDGGYRFEDFGRDVVAVADRLAEQTGSRPIAIGASLGGIASLLAEGALKPGTLSALVLVDITPRMDPSGVNKIISFMSERMHDGFASVEEAADAIASYLPHRSRPKSLEGLSKNLRQHADGRYRWHWDPRFIEQRHGRDAEEPGPIEAKLVSAAKALDIPVLLVRGARSELVTDAHVDEFLTLVPHAQYADVKGAGHMVAGDRNDAFAGAVVSFLDRLKAA, encoded by the coding sequence ATGAGCGGTCGGCAGATCGAACTCGCCGGCGCGGACGGGAACCGGCTCATCGCGGATGTGTTCGGCGAGAGGGGGCGGCCGGCGCTTCTTCTGCATGGCGGCGGCCAGACCCGCCACGCCTGGGACGCCACCGGGGCCCGGCTCGCGAAAGCCGGGATGCTGGCCTGGAGCCTCGACCAGCGGGGTCACGGCGACAGCGACTGGGTCGAGGATGGCGGATACCGGTTCGAGGATTTCGGGCGCGACGTGGTCGCGGTCGCCGACCGGCTCGCCGAACAGACCGGCAGCCGTCCGATCGCGATCGGCGCATCGCTCGGCGGGATTGCGTCCCTGCTTGCCGAAGGGGCGTTGAAGCCGGGAACGCTCTCCGCGCTTGTGCTTGTCGACATCACGCCGAGGATGGATCCGTCCGGCGTCAACAAGATCATCTCCTTCATGTCGGAGCGCATGCACGACGGGTTTGCAAGCGTCGAGGAGGCCGCGGATGCCATTGCAAGCTATCTGCCGCACCGCTCGCGGCCGAAGTCGCTCGAGGGTCTTTCCAAGAACCTGCGGCAGCACGCCGACGGCCGCTACCGCTGGCACTGGGACCCGCGCTTCATCGAACAGCGGCATGGGCGTGACGCCGAGGAGCCCGGGCCCATCGAGGCGAAGCTGGTATCGGCGGCGAAAGCGCTCGATATCCCCGTCCTGCTGGTGCGCGGCGCGCGGTCGGAACTCGTCACCGATGCGCATGTCGATGAGTTCCTGACGCTGGTGCCCCACGCCCAATACGCCGACGTCAAGGGCGCCGGACATATGGTCGCCGGCGACCGCAACGACGCCTTCGCCGGAGCCGTTGTGTCCTTCCTCGACCGTCTGAAGGCGGCCTGA
- a CDS encoding alpha/beta fold hydrolase — translation MPHFESAGLRLAYLDEGRGEPVLLIHGFASNKQVNWAYPGWVEMLVEAGRRVIAIDNRGHGESDGTHDPDDYGAPAMAEDARRLLEHLDLTGVDVMGYSMGARITAFLTLNHPDRVRSAIFGGLGYGMITGIGNPEPIASALEAEKLSDVKDRTGRAFRAFAEQTGSDRKALAACMRSSRQRISQDEVARISQPVLVAVGTRDEIAGSAADLAKLMPRAEVLDIPNRDHMVAVGDKVYKEGVLAFLESVSREGRA, via the coding sequence ATGCCGCATTTTGAGTCCGCCGGTCTTCGGCTTGCCTATCTGGACGAGGGCCGCGGGGAACCCGTCCTGCTGATTCACGGGTTTGCGTCGAACAAACAGGTGAACTGGGCCTACCCCGGCTGGGTCGAGATGCTGGTCGAGGCCGGGCGCCGGGTGATCGCCATCGACAACCGCGGGCATGGCGAGAGCGACGGCACGCACGATCCGGACGACTACGGCGCGCCGGCCATGGCGGAAGACGCAAGGCGGCTTCTGGAGCATCTGGACCTGACCGGCGTGGACGTGATGGGCTATTCGATGGGCGCGCGCATCACCGCCTTTCTCACCCTGAATCACCCCGACCGGGTGCGCAGCGCCATTTTCGGCGGGCTCGGTTACGGCATGATCACGGGGATCGGCAATCCCGAGCCGATCGCCAGCGCGCTCGAGGCGGAAAAGCTCTCCGACGTGAAGGACCGCACCGGACGGGCCTTCCGGGCGTTTGCCGAGCAGACCGGATCCGATCGCAAGGCGCTTGCTGCCTGTATGCGCTCCTCGCGCCAGAGGATCTCGCAGGACGAGGTTGCGCGGATCTCGCAGCCGGTGCTGGTTGCGGTGGGAACGAGGGACGAGATCGCCGGGTCCGCCGCCGATCTTGCCAAACTGATGCCGCGCGCCGAGGTGCTCGACATCCCGAACCGGGATCACATGGTCGCCGTCGGCGACAAGGTCTACAAGGAGGGTGTTCTCGCCTTTCTGGAATCGGTGTCGCGGGAGGGCAGGGCATGA
- a CDS encoding zinc-finger domain-containing protein produces MADGVVPHFQNDTGLERIEIGAKEFQCIGARPPFDHPHVYLDMGGDSEIVCPYCSTLYRYNSALGPGEADPADSVWTPVPASA; encoded by the coding sequence ATGGCGGATGGTGTCGTCCCCCACTTTCAAAACGACACCGGTCTCGAACGCATCGAGATCGGCGCGAAGGAATTCCAGTGCATCGGCGCCAGGCCGCCCTTCGATCACCCGCATGTCTATCTCGACATGGGCGGTGACAGCGAAATCGTCTGTCCCTATTGCTCGACGCTGTACCGCTACAATTCGGCGCTTGGACCGGGCGAGGCCGATCCCGCCGACAGCGTCTGGACGCCCGTTCCCGCCTCGGCTTAA
- a CDS encoding FAD-dependent monooxygenase gives MASTPQDTLFIAGAGIGGLTAAIALSRRARPVTVLEAAPALDPIGSGLQLSPNAIHVLRGLGLEEAVRRQAVAPEAIRVMSARTGKPIAEIPLGQTAETRYGAPYLVIHRGDLQQVLLNAARASAGIDLRLCTRVRDARQSADAVQVEVETDAGIDHLSGGALIGADGVWSNVRRRVMDLRQAVFSGRTAYRAVIPIEAVPAAWREATGLWLGPRAHVVHYPVSAGREFNIVALVAEDWQEESWSTPADTAALLARFASWPAECRDLLALPNRYLKWALCGMDPGTSWVNGRFALLGDAAHAMLPFAAQGAGMSIEDADALARAIDTTDHLPNALARYQATRQDRAESVLRLARSNDRVYHMAGPLALARDTVMKGLGGERLLARLDWLYGWRPPEGR, from the coding sequence ATGGCCTCCACCCCGCAGGACACTCTTTTCATCGCCGGCGCAGGGATCGGCGGACTGACAGCGGCGATCGCCCTGTCACGCCGCGCCCGGCCGGTCACGGTGCTGGAAGCAGCCCCCGCGCTTGATCCCATCGGCTCCGGGCTGCAATTGTCGCCAAACGCCATACATGTGCTGCGCGGTCTCGGGCTGGAGGAAGCGGTTCGCCGGCAAGCAGTCGCCCCCGAGGCGATCCGCGTAATGTCGGCGCGAACCGGAAAGCCGATTGCCGAAATCCCCCTCGGACAGACCGCCGAGACCCGCTATGGCGCACCCTATCTCGTTATCCACCGGGGCGATCTTCAGCAGGTCCTTCTGAACGCAGCCAGAGCCTCCGCCGGGATCGACCTGCGGCTGTGCACGCGCGTGCGCGACGCCCGCCAGAGCGCGGATGCCGTACAGGTCGAAGTCGAGACCGACGCCGGCATCGATCATCTGAGCGGCGGGGCGCTGATCGGCGCCGACGGCGTGTGGTCGAACGTCCGCCGCCGCGTCATGGATCTGCGCCAGGCCGTCTTCAGCGGACGCACGGCCTACAGGGCGGTCATTCCGATCGAGGCGGTGCCGGCGGCCTGGCGCGAGGCGACCGGTCTTTGGCTCGGCCCTCGCGCCCATGTCGTGCATTACCCTGTTTCCGCGGGCCGGGAGTTCAACATCGTCGCGCTCGTCGCCGAGGACTGGCAGGAGGAAAGCTGGTCCACACCGGCCGACACCGCCGCGCTGCTCGCGCGCTTTGCGTCCTGGCCGGCCGAATGCCGCGACCTGCTCGCCCTGCCCAACCGCTATCTCAAATGGGCGCTGTGCGGCATGGACCCCGGAACGAGCTGGGTGAACGGGCGCTTCGCGCTTCTGGGCGATGCGGCGCACGCCATGCTTCCCTTCGCCGCGCAAGGAGCGGGCATGTCGATCGAGGATGCCGACGCGCTCGCGCGCGCCATCGACACGACCGACCATCTGCCGAATGCGCTCGCCCGCTATCAGGCCACAAGGCAGGACCGGGCCGAGAGCGTGCTGCGCCTCGCGAGGAGCAACGACCGCGTCTATCACATGGCCGGACCTTTGGCGCTCGCGCGCGACACCGTCATGAAGGGACTTGGCGGCGAACGGCTTCTCGCACGCCTCGATTGGCTGTATGGATGGCGCCCGCCCGAAGGCCGGTAA
- a CDS encoding molybdopterin-binding protein — protein sequence MTTQTTGEIVTAGFVVIGDEILSGRTKDKNIGYLAEFLTAIGVDLSEVRIVPDIEERIVEAVNALRERYTYVFTSGGIGPTHDDITADAIGKAFGVSVDHDPRAVEILTAFYPKGQLTDARLRMARIPQGAELIENAVSKAPGFRIENVHVMAGVPAVMQAMLDSIGPTLKTGLKMHSTAIDADVPESRIAGALGAIQDGHDGVMIGSYPRSNDGRFSTQIVVRSRDIAAMEAAAEAIRAAVAAHVST from the coding sequence ATGACAACGCAGACGACCGGTGAAATCGTGACGGCCGGGTTCGTGGTGATCGGTGACGAGATCCTCTCCGGCCGGACCAAGGACAAGAACATCGGCTATCTGGCCGAGTTCCTGACCGCCATCGGCGTGGACCTTTCCGAAGTGCGCATCGTGCCCGACATCGAGGAGCGGATCGTCGAGGCGGTCAATGCCCTGCGCGAACGCTACACCTATGTCTTTACCTCCGGCGGCATCGGCCCGACACACGACGACATCACCGCGGATGCCATCGGAAAGGCTTTTGGCGTCTCCGTCGATCACGATCCGCGCGCGGTGGAGATCCTCACCGCATTCTATCCTAAGGGACAGCTCACCGACGCCCGGTTGCGCATGGCGCGGATCCCGCAGGGCGCGGAGTTGATCGAGAACGCCGTTTCAAAGGCACCGGGCTTTCGCATCGAGAATGTGCATGTCATGGCCGGCGTGCCGGCAGTGATGCAGGCCATGCTCGATTCGATAGGTCCGACGCTGAAGACCGGCCTGAAGATGCATTCGACCGCGATTGACGCCGATGTGCCGGAAAGCCGGATCGCGGGCGCGCTCGGAGCGATCCAGGATGGCCATGACGGCGTGATGATCGGCTCCTATCCGCGCTCGAACGATGGCCGTTTCTCGACCCAGATCGTTGTGCGCTCACGCGACATCGCTGCCATGGAGGCGGCCGCGGAGGCGATCCGCGCCGCGGTGGCCGCCCATGTTTCCACCTGA
- the gpt gene encoding xanthine phosphoribosyltransferase, protein MENPQQPKAFPVSWDQFHRDSRALAWRLSGQGTWEAIVCITRGGLVPAAIVARELGIRMIETVCIASYHDYEEQGDLQIIKTVGESVVNLKGGQGASVLVIDDLVDTGKTARVVRDMLPDAHFATVYAKPMGRPLVDTFVTEVSQDTWIYFPWDMGWQFQPPIAKGSQG, encoded by the coding sequence ATGGAAAACCCGCAACAGCCGAAAGCCTTTCCCGTCTCCTGGGACCAGTTCCACCGCGACAGCCGCGCGCTTGCATGGCGTCTGTCGGGCCAGGGCACCTGGGAGGCCATCGTCTGCATCACCCGCGGCGGCCTCGTGCCGGCCGCCATCGTTGCGCGCGAGCTTGGCATCCGCATGATCGAGACCGTGTGCATCGCCTCCTATCACGACTACGAGGAACAGGGCGACCTGCAGATCATCAAGACCGTCGGCGAGAGCGTCGTCAACCTGAAGGGCGGCCAGGGCGCCAGCGTGCTCGTGATCGACGATCTGGTCGACACCGGCAAGACGGCGCGGGTCGTGCGCGACATGCTGCCGGATGCGCATTTCGCCACTGTCTATGCCAAGCCGATGGGCCGTCCGCTGGTCGACACCTTCGTCACCGAGGTCTCCCAGGACACCTGGATCTATTTTCCCTGGGACATGGGCTGGCAGTTTCAGCCGCCAATCGCCAAGGGCAGCCAGGGCTGA
- a CDS encoding L,D-transpeptidase produces MTNTAAPSSTVLTRRALITGAAGLALAGCTSGTARRPVPAAPAVGSRTVIDPYYRAMYAAMPQEKFPVPAVDLRKIDPVYFRQVVNYPTRERAGTLIVDTPNRFLYLVMENGQALRYGVGIGRAGFSWGGRARIAYKRAWPTWTPPAEMIAREPDLEKYRNGMEPGLENPLGARALYIFEGGRDTLYRVHGTLEEWSIGKAVSSGCVRLLNQDVIDLASRVPNDTPIIVKQGPGVA; encoded by the coding sequence ATGACAAACACCGCTGCCCCTTCTTCAACCGTCCTCACGCGCCGCGCCCTGATCACCGGGGCCGCCGGACTGGCTTTGGCCGGTTGCACGAGCGGAACGGCCCGGCGTCCGGTACCCGCCGCGCCCGCCGTTGGAAGCCGGACCGTGATCGACCCCTACTACCGGGCGATGTATGCGGCGATGCCTCAGGAAAAATTCCCGGTCCCCGCCGTCGATCTGCGCAAGATCGATCCCGTGTACTTTCGTCAGGTCGTGAACTACCCGACGCGCGAACGCGCCGGAACGCTGATCGTCGACACGCCGAACCGGTTTCTCTATCTCGTCATGGAAAATGGACAGGCGCTGCGCTACGGCGTCGGCATCGGCCGGGCGGGCTTTTCGTGGGGCGGGCGCGCGCGGATCGCCTACAAGCGCGCCTGGCCGACCTGGACGCCGCCGGCGGAGATGATCGCGCGCGAGCCGGATCTGGAGAAATACCGCAACGGCATGGAGCCGGGCCTTGAAAACCCGCTGGGAGCACGCGCGCTCTACATCTTCGAGGGCGGGCGCGACACGCTCTACCGGGTGCACGGCACGCTGGAGGAATGGTCGATCGGAAAGGCGGTGTCGTCGGGCTGCGTTCGCCTGCTCAATCAGGACGTGATCGATCTTGCGTCCCGGGTTCCCAACGACACGCCGATCATCGTGAAACAAGGCCCCGGCGTCGCCTGA
- the sfsA gene encoding DNA/RNA nuclease SfsA, whose amino-acid sequence MRFPTALVSGRLVRRYKRFLADVVLDETGEEVTAHCANPGSMLGLKQEGARVYLSLSDNPKRKLRYSWEIVEADGALVGINTAHPNALVEEALRAGLIPELADFGTLRREVKYGRNSRIDILLESEAAAPVYVEVKNVHLMRRAGLAEFPDSVTARGAKHLVEMSDMVASGARAAMVYLVQRPDCRAMSLARDIDPAYAAAFDAARSAGVEAYALGCRVDTAEIAAERLVALDP is encoded by the coding sequence TTGCGTTTTCCAACAGCCCTGGTGTCCGGCCGGCTCGTGCGCCGCTACAAGCGGTTTCTCGCCGATGTCGTGCTCGACGAGACTGGCGAGGAGGTCACCGCCCATTGCGCCAATCCGGGCTCGATGCTGGGACTGAAGCAGGAGGGAGCGCGCGTCTATCTCTCCCTTTCGGACAATCCGAAGCGCAAGCTGCGCTATTCCTGGGAGATCGTCGAGGCGGACGGTGCGCTGGTCGGGATCAACACGGCGCATCCAAACGCACTGGTGGAAGAGGCGCTGCGCGCGGGGCTGATCCCGGAGCTTGCGGATTTCGGGACCCTGCGCCGCGAGGTGAAATACGGGCGCAATTCACGCATCGACATCCTGCTTGAAAGCGAGGCCGCCGCGCCCGTCTATGTCGAGGTCAAGAACGTGCATCTCATGCGCAGGGCCGGCCTTGCGGAATTTCCGGATTCGGTGACCGCGCGCGGCGCCAAGCATCTGGTGGAGATGTCGGACATGGTGGCCTCCGGCGCGCGGGCCGCGATGGTCTATCTTGTGCAGCGCCCCGATTGCCGCGCGATGTCGCTGGCGCGCGACATCGATCCGGCCTATGCGGCCGCCTTTGACGCGGCGCGGTCGGCGGGCGTGGAGGCCTATGCGCTCGGTTGTCGCGTCGACACGGCGGAAATCGCCGCCGAGCGCCTTGTCGCCCTCGACCCTTGA